A genomic segment from Nitrospira sp. encodes:
- a CDS encoding Polymer-forming bactofilin, translating to MWGETKKQAVAEDDKFTFLGKGTNFKGIVTFDGTVRIDGRVEGEVHTGGAVIVGESAIIKGVIAAGSVSISGRVKGTVTASQKVELQKPGILIGDIQSPMIAVEEGAHFHGMSNMGAEKWVEDEGADLASPQDPGVHDLVAHRGKVKTQEP from the coding sequence ATGTGGGGTGAGACAAAAAAGCAGGCCGTCGCGGAAGATGACAAGTTTACCTTTCTCGGGAAAGGCACCAATTTTAAGGGAATCGTCACGTTTGATGGGACCGTGCGAATCGATGGGCGTGTCGAGGGCGAAGTGCACACAGGCGGGGCGGTCATTGTCGGCGAGAGTGCTATCATCAAGGGCGTGATCGCCGCCGGCTCCGTCTCCATCAGCGGGCGGGTGAAGGGCACGGTCACGGCGAGTCAAAAGGTGGAGCTTCAAAAGCCCGGCATCCTCATCGGCGACATTCAAAGTCCGATGATTGCCGTTGAGGAAGGGGCTCATTTTCACGGCATGAGTAACATGGGAGCTGAAAAGTGGGTGGAAGATGAGGGGGCGGACCTCGCATCGCCCCAGGATCCCGGGGTGCATGATCTCGTGGCCCACCGTGGCAAGGTCAAGACCCAAGAACCCTAA